GTTCTGTGAGGAGAATAGGATGAACGCAGCCATTCAAACTGCCACCACTCAAACCACTCCAGGCAACGCGCAGGTCTACGACCTGATCGTGCTGGGTAGCGGCGCAGCCGGTTTTGCCGCCGCCACCACCGCTTCCTGCCGTGGCTTAAAGGTGCTGATGGTGGAGAAGGCTTCCACCTTCGGCGGCACCTCGGCGATTTCCGGTGGCGCCGTATGGATCTATGGCACAGACCAGGCCAAGGCCGCTGGAGCCAAGGACAGCGCCGAGGCGATGCGCAGCTACCTGCAGCATGTGATCGGTGCCGGCTACGACGCAGAACTGATCGACGCCTTCATCGAGCGAGGCCATGAGGCGATGCGCTGGCTGCATGCCAACACCGAGTTGAGCTATAGCCTGCGCCCGCATTCGCCGGACTATTACCCAGATGCTCCCGGCGGCACCGAGCGCGGCCGCGCGCTGGAAATCGACGAGTACGACGGCAATCGTCTGGGCGAACACTTCGCCAAGCTGCGCATGCCGCCACCAGGCATGCTGCTGTTCGGCGGCATGATGGTGAACCGCGTCGACATCCAGCATTTTCTCAGCTTCCGTCGCTCGCCCGCCTCGCTGTGGCACTGCATCAAACTGATGAGCCGCTATGTGCTGGATCGCCTGCGCCACCCGCGCGGCACCCGCCTGACCACTGGCAACGCACTGATCGCTCGCCTGGCCACCACCGCGTTCGCCAATGGCGTGGAGCTGTGGCTGGACAGCCAGGCGCAGGAACTGATCATCGAGGACGGCGCCGTGCGCGGCGCCCGTATCACCCGCGATGGCCGCACGCAGGACGTACGCTCGCGTGGCGGCGTGGTCTGCGCCATGGGAGGTTTTGCTGCCAGCGCCATGGCTGCCGACTTCCGCCCGCCCAGCCCCGATCCGCATCTGAGCATGTCGCCGGCCAGCAACATCGGCGACGGCCTGCGCCTGAGCACAGCGGCCAATGCCGCAGCTGGAGAAGGCCTGGCAGCGAATTTCTTCTGGGCTCCGGTTTCCGAAGCAGTGCATGCCAATGGCGAACGCGAGCGCTTCCCGCATCTGGTGACCGACCGCGCCAAGCCCGGCGTGATTGCGGTCAACCAGGCCGCCCAGCGCTTCGTCAACGAATCCAACTCCTACCACCACTTCGTGCAGACCATGTTCGCCACAGGCAACACCCGTTGTTGGCTGATCTGTGATGCCACCGCGATGAGCAGCTATGGCATGGGCCTGGCTCGGCCAAGCCCGGTGGACAACAGCGCACTGGTTGCCTCCGGCTACCTCAAGCAAGGCAAAACCATCGAGCAACTGGCGCAGAGCATTGGCCTGGACCCGCTCGCCCTGCGCCAGACCCTCGAGCGCTACAACCAGGACGCTCGCCAAGGCGTCGACCGTGCGTTCGAAAAAGGCGGCAACAGCTATAACCGCTACATGGGCGACCCGGCCCGCCGCCCGAACCCATGCCTGGCGCCACTGGAACGTGGCCCGTTTTACGCCATCGAGATCCATACCGGCGATCTCGGCTCGGCACGCGGCCTGCGTACCGACCGTTTCGCCAACGTACTGGACAACAACGGCAAGCCCATCGAAGGCCTGTACGCCGGCGGCAACGACATGAACTCGATCATGGACGGTACCTACCCCGGCCCCGGCATCACCCTCGGCCCGGGCCTGACCTTCGGCTACATCGCCGCCACCCATATCGCCGAGCGCCTCGCCTCGGCCACCACGACGCCCAAGGAGTAATTCATGTTCTACGAAATGCGCACCTACACCCTCAAACCTACCCGCATGGCCGATTGGCTGGCCCTGTATCAGAGCGATGCGCTGGCCGTACAGAGCGAGCACCTGGGGCAACTCGTCGGTTTCTTCACCACCGAGTTCGGTGAAGCCAATCAGGTGGTGCACATCTGGGCTTACGACAGCCTAGATGATCGCAGCAAGCGCCGCGCCGCCATGGCTGCCGACCCGCGTTGGGCTGCCTTCGGCCGCAAGAACAAGGAATTGGATGCGGTCGTCACCCTGGAGTCGCGCATCTTGCGACCGACCGGGTTCTCGCCCCTGCAGTGACCTGACCTAGCTTCCTACCCACTACAAACGCAGGCGCCACGGTGCCTGCGCAGGACTCGCTCGCCCATGCAAAACGACAAGAACAAGCAGGCTAGGCGTACGCTCGACTGTGACGTACTGGTGATCGGCTCCGGCGCTGCCGGGCTGGCAGCGGCAGTGACCGCGGCAGAGCATGGTTTGAGCGTGGTGGTCGCGGAAAAGGCCGAACAACTCGGCGGCACCAGCGCCTGGTCCGGCGGCTGGCTATGGATACCGCGCAACCCGCTGGCCAAGGCTGAAGGTATGGTCGAAGAAGGCGATGCGCCAGAGCGCTACCTGCGCGAGCAGACCCATTGTCAGCGACTCGACGCGCTGCAGCAGGCCTACCTGCAACGCGGCCCGGAGATGGTCGAGTTCTTCCACAAGCGTACTGCCGTGCAGTTCTACTCAGGCAGCCGCATGCCGGACATGCGCGATGGCGATGGTTCGGCAGCCGGCGGGCGCTCGTTGTGCGCCCAGCCGTTCGACGGACGCCTACTCGGCGACGAACTTAAACGGATGCGCGCACCGCTGGATATCGTCAGCCTTTTCGGCATGGGCATCGCCGGCGGCGCCGACATGGCGGCCTTCTTCAACACCCGACGCTCACCACGCGCCGCCCTGCATGTGGCCAGCCGTCTGCTGCGTCATATGCGCGACTGCCTGCTACAAGGTCGCGGCATGCAACTGGTCAACGGCAACGCATTGGTGGCGCGCCTGCTACGTAGCGCCCTGGATCGCCAAGTTGAGCTGTTATGTGCCAGTCCCGCTCGCCAACTGTTGCACGAAAACGGTCGGGTCTACGGCGCCGTGCTGCAACAGGCGCAGGGCGAACTGCTGGTCAATGCGCGCCGCGGCGTGGTACTGGCCTGCGGCGGCTTTCCCCATGATCGCCAGCGCATCGCCCAACTGATCGCGCACGCCCCCACCGGTACCGGACATCACAGCGCCGCCCCGCTGGAAAACAGTGGCGATGGCCTGCGCCTGGGCGAAGCGGTAGGGGCCGTGGTCGCTGCAGACCTGGCGCATGCCGGCGCCTGGGCACCGGTCTCGCGCGTGCCGCGTCGTGATGGCAGCATCGGCAACTTCCCGCATCTGGTCGACCGGGCCAAACCGGGCTTCATCGCCGTGCGTCGTGATGGCAAGCGCTTCACCAACGAAGCCGATTGTTATCACGACTTCATGAACGCGCTGATCGAGGCCACGCCCGCTGGCGAGCCCATCGAAGCCTGGCTGATCTGCGACGCCAGGGCGCGCTGGCGCTACGGCATTGGCTGGGCCAAGCCCCTGCCATTCAGCGATGGCTACTACCAGCGTTGTGGCTATCTGCACAGCGGCACCAACAGCGCCGAACTCGCGGCCCGCTGCGCCATCGATGCGCCGGCACTGCAAGCCACGCTGGAGCGCTTCAATCGCTTCGCCAGCCAAGGTGAAGACCCCGATTTCCAGCGCGGTCGCTCGGCCTACAACCGAGCCCAGGGCGAGGTGCTACAGCAGCCCAATGCCTCATTGCGCGCCCTGCGCGGACGCCTCTACGCGGTGAAGTTGCACCCCGGCAGCCTGGGCACCTTTGCCGGCCTGCGCACCGATGCCGACGCGCGCGTATTGGACGGTGACAGCCACGTAATCAGCGGACTGTTCGCCGTGGGCAACGATATGAACAGCGTGATGGCCGGCCATTACCCCAGCGGCGGCATCACCCTTGGCCCCGCGCTGACCTTCGGTTACCTGGCCGGCCTGGCGCTGGCCAACGCCAGCACATCCTGCCACCTCACTCTCACCCGGCAGGAGGCACAGGCGCTGTAGCTGGGCGCCTCGTCTGCTCTCGACTCACCAGCAAGACAAGGTATACCCCGGCCTGAACAGGGGTTCACAACAACAACCGATGGAGAACATCCACATGCTCAAATCCCTACTGACCGGCGCAGCTCTCGGACTCAGCGCCCTCAGCATCACATTACCGGCTCACGCCACCTACCCCGAACGCAGTATCCAGGCCATAGTCCCATGGGGTGCCGGTGGCGCCACCGATAACGTGATGCGCAGCCTGAGCGCTCATGTCGAGAAAGAACTTGGCACCAAGCTGGTCATCACCAACCGTCCTGGCGGCACCGCGCTCATCGGTGGCACCTACGTCAGGCAGCAACGCCCCAACGGTTATACCCTGCTGCTGGGCGCAGAAAACCCGCAGCTATATCAAGTGATGGGCCTGGCGGACTTCGACTACAGCGCCTTCTACCCGATCAACATCATTGCCCAGAACAACGTTCTGATCGCAGTCAAAGCCGACAGCCCATGGAAAACCATGGACGACCTGCTCGATGCCATCCGCCAGGGCGAGGGCAATATCCGTATGGGCAGTACCGGCGTTGGAGCGTTACAGAACACCGTTTTCTCGATGTTCCGTGCAGTTGAAGATCTCAAGGTTCGAGAAGTCAACTTCCAAGGCGAAGGCCCGATCGTCAGTGCTCTGCTTGGTGGGCATATCGACTTCACGCCACTGTCCTTCGCCGCCAGCAAAGAGATGGTTGCGTCAGGGAAATTCCGCGCATTGGCAGTATTTTCCACGGATGAGCTGCCAGAACTGCCAGGCGTTGAGCCAATCACCAAAACCCTGCCGGACTTGGCGCAGTACCTGCCATGGGGCCCGTTCTACGGCGTGTTCGTCCACAAGGACACCCCGGACGAGATCAAGCAAGTGCTGGTCAAGGCTTACGCCAATGCGGTGGCGAGCGATGACTACCAGGCTTTCCTGAAGAACTTCGGCGCCCAAACCCTGAACATCCACGGAGACGATGCCGCAACCTTCCTCAACCGCTGGCAGTCAGTCACCACCTGGTCGATGTACAAGGCCAAGGCGGTATCAATCTCGCCGGAGTCGGTCGGCATCGCCAAACCATAGAGGACAAAAAAGCCCCTGTCAGTGAGATGACAGGGGCTCCTGGGATGCGCGAACTAACGCTGCACGAAGCGCAGCACAGCCTCGCAGATCATGTCTTTGTGACGCTGTTTTATCTCATCACCCTGAAAGTCGATGGCAAAAATATGCCCAAAGGTATGCCGGTTCGATACGCGGTAAAAACAGAACGAGCTCATCAGCAAGTGTACGTCCAGCACATTGATGCCTGGGCGGAACACGCCCTCTTCCTCGCCGCGGCGCAGGGTCTTGCCGAGGGTATCGAGCACCACGTTGCTCATCTGGCGGATGACCGGCGACTGCTTGACGTATTCGCCGTAGTGGATGTTCTCGATGCTGACGATGCGCACGAAGTCGACGTTGCGGTCATGGTGATCGAAGGTGAACTCCACCAGCCGACGAATCGCCAGGACCGGCGGCAGCGAGGCCAGGTCGAGGCGACTCTCGGTGCCGCGAATATCGCCGTAGAGCTTGACCAGCACTTCGAGGTAGAGCTGCTCCTTGCTGCCGAAGTAGTAGTAGATCATCCGCTTGGACGTGGCGGTGCGCTCGGCAATGGCGTCCACACGCGCCCCGGACAGCCCCTGCTGGACGAACTCGGTGATGGCAGCCTGGAGAATGCTTTCGCGGGTCTTCTCCGGATTGTTCTTACGTACCTTGCGCACCACCTCAGGAGGTTGGCTGGCCAGGTTGGCAACGGCTTCGGTCATACGGCAATGGTCTTTTTTATAGGTATGGGTAGTGCGGATTATGGCAGGCCGCACAGACGTCGTGCAGCGGCAACCGAAGGGTTGCCGCATCGCCCGCCTTACAACCGCGGCCGCTTCAAACCGCCGCTACGCGCCTTGGCCATGGCCGCCAGGCGTACCGCGACGTTGGCCGCGCCATAGCCCACGTAGCCACCCTTGCGCTGAATGATTTCGAAGAAGAAACGCTCCTCGAACGGCTCGGTGTAGACGTGAAACAGCTCGCCACCCTGAGCATCGCGGTCATACAGCACGTTGTAGTAGGCCAGCTCGCTGAGAAACTCGTCGTCGAAGTCGAAACGGGCAGCCAGATCATCGTAGTAGTTCAGCGGGATCTCCAGCAGCGGCACGCCGGCCTCCTTGGCCCGCGCCACTTCGGCGAAGATGTCCTCGCAGGAGAACGCGATGTGATGCACGCCGGAGCCCTGGTAGCTGGACAAGGCATGAGCAATCGCGGTGTTGCGGTTCTCGGAGATGTTCAGCGGCAGACGGATCGAGCTGCAACGGCTGCGGATCGCGCGGCTTTTCACCAGACCGTAAGGATCGGGCAGCACCACTTCGTCATCGGCCTCGAAGTCCAGTAGGCTCTTGTAGAAGAGCACCCAACTGTCCATGGAGTCGGCCGGCAGTGCCAGCGCCATATGGTCGATGCGCTGCAGCCCGCCACTGGCCTGGACGCTGGCATCCAGAGTGAAGTCGCTGTGGTAGATGGTCTGCTCCTCGGCAGCCTGCTCCACCAGGTAGATCAGGCTACCGTCCGGAGCGCGTACAGCCGGGATTTCCCGCTCGTTGGGGCCGACCAGACCACGATAGGGCTGGCCGCGATAGTCACATGCGCGCTGCAGCGCCTCGGCGCCATTCCTTACCCGCAGGGCCGTGGCGCAGAGTGACGGGCCGTGCGACTCGAAGAAATTGTGGGCGAAGGAATAGGGCTCGGCGTTGAGCACGATATTGATATCGCCCTGACGCAGCAGGCTGACAGCCTTGGAACGATGCTGCCCGGCATGGGCGAACCCCAGGCGCTCCAACCAGCCGGACAGGCGCGCACCGACGGCCTCGTCGACGGCGAACTCGAGAAACTCCACACCGTCGTAGCGGTGCGCCACAGGCGGGGCGAAAAGCACGCCGGGCTCGATCTGATAGCCCTCCTTCTCCAGGCGCTTGCGGGTCTTTTCTTCCAGGTAGAGCAGCGAACGCAGGCCGTCGGCAGCGTTCTGCCGTGGCGGCGCGGCGCGGAAGCCGTCGTTGAAGATTTCCAGCGACAGCGGGCCGCGATAGCCGGTGCGCAGAATCGGCGCGAGGAAACCGGCCAGGTCGAACTCGCCCTGCCCCGGGAAGCAGCGGAAGTGGCGGCTCCACTCCAGCACGTCCATGGCCAGGATCGGTGCATCGGCCATCTGTACGAAGAAAATCTTGTCGCCCGGAATATCGGCGATGGCGCGAGGGTCACCCTTGAGCGACAGGGTATGGAAACTGTCGAGGATGACTCCGACGGCCGGATGGTCGGCCTGGCGCACCAGGTTCCACACCTGCTGGTAGGTGTTGACATGACGGCCCCAGGCCAGCGCTTCGTAACCGATACGCAGGCCGCGCGCGCCTGCACGCTCGCCGAGCAGGCGCAGGTCATCGATGAGGATTTCTTCGTCACCCAGCGAGTCGGCGGCGACGTTGCTGCACACCAGCACCAGGTCGGTACCCAGCTCCTGCATCAGGTCGAATTTGCGCTCGGCACGGTCGATGTTGCGCTGCAGACGATCGCGGCGGCAGCCCTCGAAATCACGGAACGGCTGGAACAGGGTGATGGCCAGGCCCAGGTCGGCGCAGCGCTTGCGAATCTCGCTGGGGCTGCCGTCGTAATAGAGCAGGTCGTTCTCGAAGATTTCCACACCGTCGAAACCCGCAGCGGCGATGGCTTCGAGCTTCTCGGGCAGGGTACCGCTGAGGGAAACGGTGGCAATTGAACGCTGCATAGTCGGCTCCGGGCTTAAGCGGCGCCGTGGCAGGCAAAGTGAGGTCGAGATGCTCCAGAGCCTCACTCGGCCGGTTGGTCGGCGCTCATGGATTGTTCGTAGCCTGGATTATTGGCAGGGTTGGGACTGCCGGCAATGCAAAATGGACGAACTGGTTAGTTTTCTGTTCGATAATCGAACATCTTCATTTGCGTGACTGTCGCCGACTCTGCCAGGCCGCCGCAAAGCCACTGCAACAGATGATGAAGATGCCGATCAGCGCCGTGCTATCGGGCGTGTGCTGGAACACCAGCAAACCCAACAGACCGGCGAAGACGATCTGCACATAACCGAACGGTGCCAGCAAAGCCGGAGCAGCATGCCGAAAGGCATGGGTCAGCAGTAGGTGCGCCGCCATGCCAAAGCCGCCCAGCGCCAGCATCATCAGGCCATGGGTGACGCTTGGAATCTGCCAGAAGAACGGCACCAGCAGGCTCATCACCAGGGTGTTGACCAGACCGGCAAAGAAGTTGCTGGTGGTCGCGCTATCCACTTCACTCAGCCGCCGGGTGAGTATCTGGTAAAAGCTGAAGCACAGTGCGGCGCTCAACGGCAGCAATACCGCCGGCGTAAACAGGCTGCCGCCGGGATGGACGATGATCAGCACCCCGACGAAACCGACGACCACCGCCGCCCACTGGCCCGCGCTGACGCGCTCACCGAGCAGTGGCACCGAGAGTGCCGTCACCAGCAGTGGCGCGAGAAAGATCACCGAGGTTGCTTCGGCCAGTGGCATGTACATCAGTCCGGCAGTGAACAGCAGGCTGACGCCCAGCAGACTCAGCGCCCGCAGTATCTGCAGGCCAGGACGTTTGGTGCGCAACACGCGCAGGCCGGATTGCGGCAGGAAGATGCCGGCCATCAACAGGGTGTGCACCAGGTAGCGCGCCCAGACGATGAGGATGATCGGGTAGAAACCCGACAGGTACTTGGACATGGCATCGTGACTGGCGAACAGGAAGGTCGCCAGCACCATCAGGCCGATCCCCTTGAGCGGGTGATTGATGCCGGATAGCGGTTTGGAGCTCATGAGGTACTCGGCATGCGGCAAGCCGCGAAACCATAGATAGGTAGCTAAATATACAGGTCTCCCTATCCTGCCGCCTATGACCCGCATGACGGTATTTGACCCGCGGATGAAGGGCGGCATCAAGGAGCTACAAGCGCCCCAGTAGTCGCAGGGTCTTGTCCATGGCCATCTGCGCCCGCTCCAGCGCGCTGACGCCCTGTTCGAGCAGCTGACGCGTAGGTATTTCCAGGCTCAGGGTAATGTTCGACGGCAGAGCACGCAGCAGACCGAGCAAGTCGCTATCGCCATCACCGGGGAAACGTCGTTCGTTGCGCGCCTGGCGCAAGATCTCGTCCATGTCGTCCGGGCACGGACCGTTAACGTCGCACAGTTGAGCGTAACGCATGCGTGCAGCCGGCACCTGCACCAAGTCCGTCAGGCTCGAGCCCGAGCGATCGAAGTGGAAGGCATCGACCAGGATACAGCCGTTGGGCCGGTTGGCCGCATCGACGATGCGCTTGGCCTGGGTCAGGTCGCGCGCGTTGGTCCAGGGCATGAATTCTAGGTGCGGGAACAAACCAAATGGCGCAGCCAGGTCACAGACTGCTGCGAAGTTCTCGGTCAGACGCGCTTCGTCTGGGTCATTGCCGGCGATCAGCACGTCTGTAGCACCAAACTCAGCACCTACGTCGAAAATGGCTTCGAAGTCGCTGACCTGGGTATCGGGCTTCAGACGCAGAATCTCGATATCCGCCACCTTGATCCCGGTATCGCGCAGGCGCTTGAGCGTCTGCGCACGCAATCCAGCATCAGCCATCAACGGAAAGTGGTGCTCCTCGGCCGTGGCCGGCACCAGGCGCAGGCCCACATGGCTATAGCCAGTGCGCGCAGCGACATCGACCATTTCCGGCGGTGACACTTCGAGGACAGTGAGGGCTGCTAGGGATAGGATACGTTCGCTCATGATGAGTCTCTGCTCAGAGGGTTTCAGGGGTGATGGCCTGGCGGTGTTCCGCTGCCTGACGAATGGCCTCGACCAGCGCCAGGGTACGCCCGGCATCGGCAGCGCTGACCAGCGGTTGCGCCCGGCCACGGACAACCTCGACGAAATGCAGCAGCTGGCGACGCAAGGCTTCATCGGCATCGAAACCCTCCTGCACCTGCTGCAGCGGCTGCTGCCAGCCGGCTCCAGGCTCGGCGTAGTGCCAGTGCCTGAGCTGCGGAACGCTCAGGGCTCCGCGTGTGCCGGCGAGCAGGTAACAGGGCTGATCGGCCTGGCGTGGGTAGACCGGGTTCTCGCCCGAGGTCAGCTCCCAACTCCAGGGCGCGGCGCTGGCGTCAGAGCCGGTAAGGCTGCCCAGCGCACCACTCTCGAACTGCAACAGCACCACCGCGCAGTCCTCGTTGGCAAAGCCACGCACGCCATTGCTGGTGATGGCTTGCACCTGACGCACCTCGCCGCACAGGTGCCGCAGCAGATCGAGGTCATGGATCAGGTTGGTCAGCAACATGCCGGCACCAGCCTCGCGGCGCCAGGCAATGTCGTAATAGCTGTCGGGCTTTTGCACCTGCCACAACGCGGTCACCGTGGTCAGCCGTCCCAGCGTGCCCTGCTCGATCAGCTCGCGGGCACGGGCGACCAGCGGATTGTGCCGGCGATGATGACCGACCAGCACCGGTACGCCCGTGCGCTCGCTGGCCGATACCAGCTCGCGCACTTCATCCAGGTGCACGCCCACCGGTTTTTCCAGCAACACCGGCACACCGGCGGCTATGCACTCAAGCGCAGTGCTGACATGCAGGGCGTTGGGGTTGGCGACGATCACTGCTTCAGGCTGCACCTGCGCCAGCATCTGCCGATGATCGGCGAAACAGGGCACGTTGCATCCAGCGGCGAATTCGCCTGCCTGCGGGCCTGGGTCGGCGATGGCACACAGCTGCACTTGAGCCAGATGCTGCAGGTACTGACAGTGCTGGCGACCCATGACGCCAGCGCCGATCAAGGCAATACGCAGGGGAACGGTCACTCGGAAGCCCTCTCATTGTCTTCTTGTATGGCGGCGCCGAACGCATCAGGCGCAAACCTTTTTAATATTTAGAACTTAGTTCCAAAATTTACGCAAGCCGAAATGCAGCGCATGGCGCAGGCATCGACGCATGATTGCCTGTGAGGGCTGTGCGCATCACGTTTACAGGAGCACTCGCGGATCTGGGATCAGACCTGCGGATTACCAGCAGGCGCGGCGCTGCAGCGACGCTTGTTGAGTCGCGGCTGAGACCTGCGCGAAACGAGTTGGGCGTGTCGCTTGCTATGTGTTCAGGCAAACAACTCGGAGGCTGGGCTGGCGGCGGAGAGTTCGCTGGCGGCGGCCAGCAACTCTGGCGCCAGTTGCTCGATTCGCGCCAGCGGCAGACGCGCACTGGGCCCGGCAATGCTCAGTACACCGATCACCCGGTCTTCGACAGGGTGACGCACCACGGCCGCCAACGCTGCGGTGCCAATCGATGAACTCTCCATGACCCAGGCATAGCCTTGCTGACGCGCCAGAACCAGGCGTTGCAGCAGCGCCTGCTCATTGCGCGGCGCATTGGGGCCGAAGTCGGCGGGATCGGCAACACCCTGCCGGGCAACCAGCGCCAGGGCCTCGGTATCGCTCATGCTGGCCAACCAGGCATGCCCGGAGGCAGTGTAAAACAGCGGTGCGTCACGCCCCATATCAGGGTCGTAGCGCAGACCGGAGCGCGCCCCCTGGCTCTTGGCGATCCAGGTTTGACGCTCGCCTTCGATCACGCCCAGACGCACCAGCTCGCCACTGCGTTCGGCCAGGCCATCGAGAATCGGCTGCACCACGTCTGCGCCACTGTTGGCCAGGTAGCGGAAGCCCAGCGCCACCAGTTTGGTGGACAGCCGATAACGGCTGGTCAACGCATCCTGGCGTACGTAGCCCAGGCGCATCAGCTCGGCAAGCATGCGATGCGTGGCGCTCTTGGGAATACCCAGCTCATCGGCCAGCGCCTGCATCTGCACGCCGCGGGCATCACGCGTAAGGCTTTCGAGAAGACTAAGCGCACGTTCGATCTGACTGCCGGCCATAAGAGCGTCCTGGAAAATTTGCGCCGATTCTAAGAGACAAGTACGTGGCGATGCGAGTCGAGCGCACACCTGGCTCTGGATGCACGGACGCGGACGCGCGATACTGCCAACGCAACGCGTAATGTACTAACCAGTTCGTTCTTGTTCGATTATCGAACAAAACCCCATTTAGCGAATTGAAATGGCCGGCGTGGTCAGCCCACTATTGTGACCACGCCTGAAAACGAAGTGATCCTCTGCCTGGTGCATCACGCTTCGCTTGTTTCAGCAGCCAATAAATATAAGAAGGTCAATTGTCATGTCACAGCCCATGCACCTGCGTGTCCCGGCCGCCCATGCCACAGCCAGGGCCATTCCCCGCCCGGCTACCCGCTCGTTACTCGACGACCGGTCCTCCCTGTCGACGCCAGCCATGCCCGCCCTTGCCCCTGCCCGTCATGACAGAGGCTCACGGCCGCGCATGATCAGCTCGTGGCTTGCCAGGCTGCTGCGTGCACGCCAAGCCTGACTCAGCCCCTTACCCTCCCCCATTCTGTCGGAGCGATAGCATGAACAAGACAGACAAGATGCTGGTCGGCGAGCGCACCTTCTGCGCCCTGCTGCTGGTATTCAGCCTGGCGATCTTCTACCTGGCTTACCAGATTTCCGGCTTTTCCTCGGCCAACTCTCCGGGTGCCTTTCCCATCGGTGTAGCGCTGGTGATGATCCTCTCGGCCGTGAAGATTGCCTTTGAATTGATCGGCAAGGCACGGCCCGACTGCAGCGGCTGGCTTGATGCAGCCCGGCAATTTCGTCTTCAGCATTTTCCCAGGCGTACGTTGATCTTCGGCCTGTTGGCCGTGCTCTACCTGGCCGCCATCCAGTGGGCCAGCTTCTACATCAGCACCTTCTTTTTCCTGGTACTGGCAATCGTCTACCTGCGCGGCGGCCGTGTGTTGAACGCCGCTGGCGTAGCCGTACTGCTGCTGACCGTGATCTACCTGATGTTCACCCTGGCTTTCAGCGTTTACCTGCCATAACGAGGCACCGAGATGAGCGATAACTTTTCCTACCTGCTGATGGCCTGGAGCGATCCGCAGCTGCTGATGCTGACGGCGCTGGGTACCTTCGCCGGCATTTATATCGGCGCCATTCCTGGCCTGTCGGTGACCATGGCGGTGTCCATCCTGGTGTCCTTCACCTTCGCCTGGGACGTCAACGACGCCCTGGCACTGATCGTCGGCATCTTCATTGGTGGCGTGTATGGCGGCTCACGCAGCGCCATCCTGCTGAATATTCCCGGCGGCCCGTCGTCGGTCGCCACGTCGTTCGATGGTTATCCGCTGGCCCAGCAAGGCGAGGCCGGTCGTGCCATCGGTCTGAGCACCGTGATGTCGGTGGTGGGCGGCCTGGTGGGCACCATTGTCCTGGCCAGC
This region of Pseudomonas wenzhouensis genomic DNA includes:
- a CDS encoding FAD-dependent oxidoreductase, translated to MQNDKNKQARRTLDCDVLVIGSGAAGLAAAVTAAEHGLSVVVAEKAEQLGGTSAWSGGWLWIPRNPLAKAEGMVEEGDAPERYLREQTHCQRLDALQQAYLQRGPEMVEFFHKRTAVQFYSGSRMPDMRDGDGSAAGGRSLCAQPFDGRLLGDELKRMRAPLDIVSLFGMGIAGGADMAAFFNTRRSPRAALHVASRLLRHMRDCLLQGRGMQLVNGNALVARLLRSALDRQVELLCASPARQLLHENGRVYGAVLQQAQGELLVNARRGVVLACGGFPHDRQRIAQLIAHAPTGTGHHSAAPLENSGDGLRLGEAVGAVVAADLAHAGAWAPVSRVPRRDGSIGNFPHLVDRAKPGFIAVRRDGKRFTNEADCYHDFMNALIEATPAGEPIEAWLICDARARWRYGIGWAKPLPFSDGYYQRCGYLHSGTNSAELAARCAIDAPALQATLERFNRFASQGEDPDFQRGRSAYNRAQGEVLQQPNASLRALRGRLYAVKLHPGSLGTFAGLRTDADARVLDGDSHVISGLFAVGNDMNSVMAGHYPSGGITLGPALTFGYLAGLALANASTSCHLTLTRQEAQAL
- a CDS encoding FAD-dependent oxidoreductase — encoded protein: MNAAIQTATTQTTPGNAQVYDLIVLGSGAAGFAAATTASCRGLKVLMVEKASTFGGTSAISGGAVWIYGTDQAKAAGAKDSAEAMRSYLQHVIGAGYDAELIDAFIERGHEAMRWLHANTELSYSLRPHSPDYYPDAPGGTERGRALEIDEYDGNRLGEHFAKLRMPPPGMLLFGGMMVNRVDIQHFLSFRRSPASLWHCIKLMSRYVLDRLRHPRGTRLTTGNALIARLATTAFANGVELWLDSQAQELIIEDGAVRGARITRDGRTQDVRSRGGVVCAMGGFAASAMAADFRPPSPDPHLSMSPASNIGDGLRLSTAANAAAGEGLAANFFWAPVSEAVHANGERERFPHLVTDRAKPGVIAVNQAAQRFVNESNSYHHFVQTMFATGNTRCWLICDATAMSSYGMGLARPSPVDNSALVASGYLKQGKTIEQLAQSIGLDPLALRQTLERYNQDARQGVDRAFEKGGNSYNRYMGDPARRPNPCLAPLERGPFYAIEIHTGDLGSARGLRTDRFANVLDNNGKPIEGLYAGGNDMNSIMDGTYPGPGITLGPGLTFGYIAATHIAERLASATTTPKE
- a CDS encoding Bug family tripartite tricarboxylate transporter substrate binding protein is translated as MLKSLLTGAALGLSALSITLPAHATYPERSIQAIVPWGAGGATDNVMRSLSAHVEKELGTKLVITNRPGGTALIGGTYVRQQRPNGYTLLLGAENPQLYQVMGLADFDYSAFYPINIIAQNNVLIAVKADSPWKTMDDLLDAIRQGEGNIRMGSTGVGALQNTVFSMFRAVEDLKVREVNFQGEGPIVSALLGGHIDFTPLSFAASKEMVASGKFRALAVFSTDELPELPGVEPITKTLPDLAQYLPWGPFYGVFVHKDTPDEIKQVLVKAYANAVASDDYQAFLKNFGAQTLNIHGDDAATFLNRWQSVTTWSMYKAKAVSISPESVGIAKP
- a CDS encoding NIPSNAP family protein, whose product is MFYEMRTYTLKPTRMADWLALYQSDALAVQSEHLGQLVGFFTTEFGEANQVVHIWAYDSLDDRSKRRAAMAADPRWAAFGRKNKELDAVVTLESRILRPTGFSPLQ
- the quiC gene encoding 3-dehydroshikimate dehydratase QuiC, with amino-acid sequence MQRSIATVSLSGTLPEKLEAIAAAGFDGVEIFENDLLYYDGSPSEIRKRCADLGLAITLFQPFRDFEGCRRDRLQRNIDRAERKFDLMQELGTDLVLVCSNVAADSLGDEEILIDDLRLLGERAGARGLRIGYEALAWGRHVNTYQQVWNLVRQADHPAVGVILDSFHTLSLKGDPRAIADIPGDKIFFVQMADAPILAMDVLEWSRHFRCFPGQGEFDLAGFLAPILRTGYRGPLSLEIFNDGFRAAPPRQNAADGLRSLLYLEEKTRKRLEKEGYQIEPGVLFAPPVAHRYDGVEFLEFAVDEAVGARLSGWLERLGFAHAGQHRSKAVSLLRQGDINIVLNAEPYSFAHNFFESHGPSLCATALRVRNGAEALQRACDYRGQPYRGLVGPNEREIPAVRAPDGSLIYLVEQAAEEQTIYHSDFTLDASVQASGGLQRIDHMALALPADSMDSWVLFYKSLLDFEADDEVVLPDPYGLVKSRAIRSRCSSIRLPLNISENRNTAIAHALSSYQGSGVHHIAFSCEDIFAEVARAKEAGVPLLEIPLNYYDDLAARFDFDDEFLSELAYYNVLYDRDAQGGELFHVYTEPFEERFFFEIIQRKGGYVGYGAANVAVRLAAMAKARSGGLKRPRL
- a CDS encoding TetR/AcrR family transcriptional regulator — protein: MTEAVANLASQPPEVVRKVRKNNPEKTRESILQAAITEFVQQGLSGARVDAIAERTATSKRMIYYYFGSKEQLYLEVLVKLYGDIRGTESRLDLASLPPVLAIRRLVEFTFDHHDRNVDFVRIVSIENIHYGEYVKQSPVIRQMSNVVLDTLGKTLRRGEEEGVFRPGINVLDVHLLMSSFCFYRVSNRHTFGHIFAIDFQGDEIKQRHKDMICEAVLRFVQR